A section of the Flaviflexus equikiangi genome encodes:
- a CDS encoding VOC family protein, with translation MQLIPVLVVEDVDTALDFYSRAFRAETYKVIDQTTTLRIQNQAFAIREADESDPAGRADSVLLLIETAAPDSVAEVAISHGATAVSPVDDRESGIRAGRLRDPFGFQWIVSTPVPR, from the coding sequence ATGCAGCTCATACCCGTCCTCGTGGTCGAGGATGTCGATACCGCCCTCGATTTCTATTCGAGAGCATTCCGCGCGGAGACCTACAAGGTCATCGACCAGACGACCACCCTGCGCATCCAGAACCAGGCTTTTGCGATCAGGGAGGCCGACGAGTCGGATCCTGCCGGCAGAGCAGACAGTGTCCTGCTGCTGATCGAAACCGCAGCCCCCGACTCCGTGGCGGAAGTCGCCATCTCCCACGGCGCCACCGCCGTGTCCCCCGTTGATGATCGTGAGTCCGGCATTCGTGCCGGCCGCTTGCGCGACCCGTTTGGATTCCAATGGATAGTCAGCACCCCAGTACCCCGGTAG
- a CDS encoding aldo/keto reductase: MTTLTLNTGHPMPQLGYGTYKIAPEDTVRAVRLALDAGYRHIDTAQMYGNEAEVGEAIATSGIPRDEIFLTTKLNNTNHRAEDARSSFAQSLEDLRTDYVDLFLIHWPLPTLYGGDFLSTWKVLEEFFADGRARAIGVSNFLPEHLDVLLEGSETVPAVNQIEIHPYFTNDASRRANADAGIITQAWSPLGRGAVLDDPAIVEIAERRGITPAQAVLAWHVGRGDVVIPKSVTKERIVSNMDIFDVALSDQDYEIITALDRGEDGRQGSDPRTMDRL; the protein is encoded by the coding sequence ATGACGACGTTGACTCTGAACACCGGACACCCCATGCCTCAACTCGGGTACGGGACATACAAGATCGCTCCCGAAGACACTGTGCGAGCGGTCCGTCTTGCCCTCGATGCTGGATATCGTCACATCGACACGGCCCAAATGTATGGAAACGAGGCCGAAGTCGGGGAAGCAATAGCAACATCGGGAATCCCGCGAGACGAGATCTTCCTGACGACGAAGCTCAATAATACGAACCATCGGGCGGAGGATGCTCGGTCCTCCTTCGCGCAATCACTCGAGGATCTCAGAACCGATTACGTCGACCTGTTCCTCATCCACTGGCCCCTCCCCACCCTGTACGGGGGCGATTTCCTCTCGACGTGGAAGGTTCTCGAAGAGTTCTTCGCGGACGGTCGCGCACGGGCCATCGGTGTCTCCAACTTCCTCCCCGAACACCTGGACGTACTCCTCGAGGGAAGCGAAACCGTTCCCGCTGTCAACCAGATCGAGATCCACCCCTATTTCACCAACGACGCATCGCGCCGGGCCAATGCGGACGCGGGGATCATCACCCAGGCGTGGTCTCCCCTGGGCCGCGGGGCCGTGCTAGACGACCCCGCCATCGTCGAGATCGCTGAGCGCCGCGGCATCACCCCAGCCCAGGCCGTGCTGGCGTGGCATGTGGGACGCGGCGATGTCGTCATCCCGAAGTCCGTCACGAAGGAGCGCATCGTGTCGAATATGGACATCTTTGACGTCGCGCTATCCGACCAGGATTATGAGATCATCACAGCGCTCGACCGCGGCGAGGACGGCCGTCAAGGCTCCGACCCTCGGACCATGGATCGTCTGTGA